The Alnus glutinosa chromosome 7, dhAlnGlut1.1, whole genome shotgun sequence genome includes a region encoding these proteins:
- the LOC133873621 gene encoding histone H4 gives MSGRGKGGKGLGKGGAKRHRKVLRDNIQGITKPAIRRLARRGGVKRISGLIYEETRGVLKIFLENVIRDAVTYTEHARRKTVTAMDVVYALKRQGRTLYGFGG, from the coding sequence ATGTCTGGCCGTGGAAAGGGAGGCAAGGGTCTGGGCAAAGGGGGAGCCAAACGGCACCGTAAGGTCCTCCGCGACAACATCCAGGGCATCACCAAGCCCGCGATTCGCCGTCTGGCTCGCAGGGGCGGTGTGAAGCGTATCAGCGGACTGATCTACGAGGAGACCCGCGGAGTACTGAAGATATTCCTCGAGAACGTGATTCGCGACGCAGTAACATACACCGAGCACGCGAGGAGGAAGACTGTCACGGCCATGGATGTCGTTTACGCCTTGAAGAGGCAAGGAAGGACTCTGTACGGGTTTGGAGGCTAG